A genomic region of Mitsuaria sp. 7 contains the following coding sequences:
- a CDS encoding SET domain-containing protein-lysine N-methyltransferase has product MPQPRPASSVPASVDPAVDPAADPTPLKRSQRIEVRASGVHGRGVYAVAPLKAGDKLIEYKGEHISWDEALDRHPHDPSQPDHTFYFHLETGGVIDAAVDGNRARWINHACSPNCEAREIDGRVFIHALTDIYPGEELFYDYGLVIDERYTPKLKKRFECRCGTPGCRRTMLAPKEKAPKEKASKEKAPKEKTAAKGASKGA; this is encoded by the coding sequence ATGCCGCAACCGCGCCCCGCTTCGAGTGTTCCCGCCTCCGTCGATCCGGCCGTGGATCCCGCCGCCGATCCGACCCCGCTCAAGCGCAGCCAGCGCATCGAGGTCCGCGCCTCCGGCGTGCACGGGCGCGGCGTGTACGCGGTGGCGCCGCTGAAGGCGGGCGACAAGCTGATCGAATACAAGGGCGAACACATCTCCTGGGACGAGGCGCTGGACCGTCATCCGCACGATCCGTCGCAACCGGACCATACCTTCTACTTTCACCTTGAGACCGGCGGGGTCATCGACGCGGCGGTCGACGGCAATCGCGCGCGCTGGATCAACCACGCCTGCAGCCCGAACTGCGAGGCCCGCGAAATCGACGGCCGGGTGTTCATCCATGCCCTGACGGACATTTATCCGGGTGAAGAGCTGTTCTACGACTATGGTCTGGTGATCGATGAGCGCTATACGCCCAAGTTGAAGAAGCGGTTCGAATGCCGGTGCGGGACGCCGGGCTGCAGACGCACGATGCTGGCGCCCAAGGAGAAAGCGCCGAAAGAGAAAGCGTCCAAGGAGAAAGCGCCCAAGGAGAAAACAGCGGCCAAGGGCGCCTCGAAAGGCGCTTGA
- a CDS encoding biotin--[acetyl-CoA-carboxylase] ligase — MQEHQNWGAEALWQDLEPLLPGLSIEVLARVESTNATLIERVRRDEGTVAAGRAGDRPYGRRQHDLHPCLLIAEHQTHGRGRQGRAWHSTAGASLTFSLSMPVEVADWSGLSLVVGAAIAEALDPDGSRLGLKWPNDLWLDERKLGGILIETVPAGSSRMAVVGVGLNVSDRAKVAESQLNTGFACLQELIPDVTPPQTLARLAPALVKALAAFPQTGFGAWRDRFARRDLLQGKAITAGALEGTGAGVSDRGELLIDTPQGRQTVSGGEVSVRLGGASAAQG; from the coding sequence ATGCAAGAACATCAGAACTGGGGCGCAGAGGCCCTGTGGCAAGACCTGGAGCCGTTGCTGCCGGGGCTCAGCATCGAGGTGCTGGCGCGGGTCGAATCGACCAACGCCACGCTGATCGAGCGCGTGCGCCGGGACGAGGGCACCGTGGCCGCCGGTCGCGCGGGCGATCGTCCGTACGGACGCCGCCAGCACGACCTGCACCCCTGCCTGCTGATCGCGGAACACCAGACCCACGGCCGCGGCCGGCAGGGCCGCGCCTGGCACAGCACGGCGGGCGCGTCGCTGACCTTCTCGCTGTCGATGCCGGTGGAGGTCGCGGACTGGTCCGGGCTGTCGCTGGTCGTCGGCGCGGCGATCGCCGAAGCGCTCGATCCCGACGGCAGCCGCCTGGGCCTGAAGTGGCCCAACGACCTGTGGCTCGACGAGCGCAAGCTCGGCGGCATCCTGATCGAGACGGTGCCCGCCGGCAGCTCGCGCATGGCGGTGGTCGGCGTGGGCCTGAACGTGTCGGACCGCGCGAAGGTCGCGGAGTCGCAACTCAACACCGGCTTCGCCTGCCTGCAGGAACTGATTCCCGACGTCACGCCGCCGCAGACGCTGGCGCGCCTGGCGCCGGCGCTGGTGAAGGCGCTGGCGGCGTTCCCGCAGACCGGCTTCGGCGCGTGGCGCGATCGCTTCGCGCGTCGCGACCTGCTGCAAGGCAAGGCGATCACGGCCGGCGCGCTGGAAGGCACCGGCGCGGGCGTGAGCGATCGCGGTGAACTGCTGATCGATACGCCGCAGGGCCGCCAGACGGTCAGCGGCGGCGAGGTCAGCGTGCGGCTCGGCGGCGCGTCCGCCGCACAGGGATAA
- a CDS encoding S8 family peptidase, translating into MSVLSLPKRLATVVAVFGLFGVGTAGAATAVALKPDQQPDFARVIVRFKAQADAVKARPLAVRATASEAKDIAQVRGTTLGLRHAATLHARRSLDSRTHVYTASGMSSAELAKRLAADSDVESVEVDRWQKHFSVPNDPLYATAAANGVTAGQWYLKAPDSTVLSSINAPAAWDKSTGTGVVVAVLDTGARMDHPDLAGQFVQGYDMIGFGNSGTSVIATANDGDGADSDPSDPGDWVSQSDIDSGRLGSSCTADDIGNSSWHGTRVSGLIAAITNNNQGMAGLAYGAKILPVRVLGKCGGWASDIAAGMRWAAGITVPGLPTNNFPAKVINMSLGGDGACSSTYQDAITAAVSAGATVVAAAGNGVENDDPTKEGGINVGTPANCNNVIAVAGLRHSGTKVGFSNLGPQVTISAPGGNCVNSTGACLYPILSTTNSGTTTPVAGSAAFNYTGTGTSFSTPLVSATVALMLQVDPTLTPAKIKTALQSSARAFPTATAGVAQCVAGNSAQPQLECNCTTSTCGAGMLDANAAVLAVTPAATPPSTPASTPTTTDTPSSGGGGGGAMSGLWLAALVLAIVALRWPKPRLAKIRSK; encoded by the coding sequence ATGTCCGTGCTGTCTTTGCCGAAGCGTCTGGCTACTGTCGTGGCTGTGTTCGGGTTGTTCGGAGTCGGCACCGCCGGCGCAGCCACCGCCGTGGCCCTGAAGCCGGATCAGCAGCCCGATTTCGCGCGCGTCATCGTGCGCTTCAAGGCGCAGGCGGACGCGGTCAAGGCCAGGCCGCTCGCGGTGCGCGCGACGGCCTCCGAAGCGAAAGACATCGCGCAGGTGCGCGGCACCACGCTCGGCCTCAGACATGCGGCCACGCTGCACGCGCGTCGCAGCCTGGACAGCCGCACCCACGTCTACACCGCCAGCGGCATGAGCTCCGCGGAGCTCGCCAAGCGGCTGGCCGCCGATAGCGACGTCGAGTCGGTCGAGGTCGACCGCTGGCAGAAGCATTTCTCCGTGCCCAACGATCCGCTGTACGCAACCGCCGCCGCGAATGGCGTCACCGCGGGCCAGTGGTACCTGAAGGCGCCTGATTCGACGGTGCTCTCGTCAATCAACGCGCCGGCTGCGTGGGACAAGTCGACGGGCACGGGTGTCGTCGTCGCGGTGCTGGACACCGGCGCGCGCATGGACCACCCGGACCTGGCCGGCCAGTTCGTCCAGGGCTACGACATGATCGGCTTCGGCAACAGCGGCACCAGCGTGATCGCGACCGCCAACGACGGCGACGGCGCCGACAGCGACCCGAGCGATCCCGGCGACTGGGTCAGCCAGTCCGACATCGACAGCGGCCGGCTGGGCAGCAGCTGCACGGCGGACGACATCGGCAACAGCTCCTGGCACGGCACGCGCGTGTCGGGCCTGATCGCGGCCATCACCAACAACAACCAGGGCATGGCCGGCCTGGCCTACGGGGCCAAGATCCTGCCGGTGCGCGTGCTGGGCAAGTGCGGCGGCTGGGCCTCCGACATCGCCGCGGGCATGCGCTGGGCGGCGGGCATCACCGTGCCGGGCCTCCCCACCAACAACTTCCCGGCCAAGGTCATCAACATGAGCCTGGGCGGTGACGGGGCTTGCTCCAGCACCTATCAGGACGCGATCACCGCGGCGGTCTCGGCCGGCGCGACGGTCGTCGCGGCGGCAGGCAACGGCGTCGAGAACGACGATCCGACCAAGGAGGGCGGCATCAACGTCGGCACGCCGGCGAATTGCAACAACGTCATCGCGGTGGCGGGCCTGCGTCATTCGGGCACCAAGGTCGGCTTCTCCAACCTCGGGCCGCAGGTGACGATCAGCGCGCCGGGTGGCAACTGCGTCAATTCGACCGGCGCCTGCCTGTATCCGATCCTCTCCACCACCAACAGCGGCACGACGACCCCGGTCGCGGGCAGCGCCGCTTTCAACTACACCGGTACCGGCACGAGCTTCTCGACGCCCTTGGTCAGCGCCACGGTCGCGCTGATGCTGCAGGTGGATCCGACGCTGACGCCGGCCAAGATCAAGACCGCGCTGCAGTCGTCGGCGCGGGCCTTCCCCACAGCCACGGCGGGCGTCGCGCAGTGCGTGGCTGGCAACAGCGCGCAGCCGCAGCTCGAGTGCAACTGCACGACCAGCACCTGCGGCGCCGGGATGCTGGATGCGAATGCGGCGGTGTTGGCGGTGACGCCGGCGGCAACGCCGCCCTCGACGCCTGCCTCGACCCCCACGACGACTGACACGCCGTCCAGCGGTGGCGGTGGCGGTGGCGCGATGAGCGGCCTGTGGCTCGCTGCATTGGTCCTGGCGATCGTGGCGTTGCGTTGGCCGAAGCCGCGTCTCGCCAAGATCCGCTCGAAGTAA
- the gap gene encoding type I glyceraldehyde-3-phosphate dehydrogenase encodes MTIKIGINGFGRIGRMVFRAAVANFKDIQIVAINDLLEPDYLAYMLKYDSVHGRFDGDVAVDGNTLIVNGQRIRLTQVKDPAELKWNEVGADIVVEATGLFLTKETGEKHLTAGAKKVIMSAPSKDDTPMFVYGVNDKTYAGQAIISNASCTTNCLAPLAKVLNDKWGIKRGLMTTVHATTATQKTVDGPSNKDWRGGRGILENIIPSSTGAAKAVGVVIPELNKKLTGMSFRVPTSDVSVVDLTVELNNNATYAEICAEMKAQSEGALKGVLGYTEDKVVATDFRGDPRTSIFDADAGIALDGTFVKLVSWYDNEWGYSNKVLEMVKVVAK; translated from the coding sequence ATGACCATCAAGATCGGTATCAACGGGTTCGGTCGCATCGGCCGCATGGTGTTCCGCGCCGCCGTGGCGAACTTCAAGGACATCCAGATCGTCGCCATCAACGACCTGCTCGAGCCCGATTACCTGGCCTACATGCTGAAGTACGACAGCGTCCATGGCCGCTTCGACGGCGATGTGGCGGTCGACGGCAACACGCTGATCGTCAACGGCCAGCGCATCCGCCTGACCCAGGTCAAGGATCCCGCCGAGCTGAAGTGGAACGAAGTCGGCGCCGACATCGTCGTCGAAGCCACCGGCCTGTTCCTGACCAAGGAAACCGGCGAGAAGCATCTGACCGCCGGCGCCAAGAAGGTGATCATGTCGGCCCCGTCCAAGGACGACACCCCGATGTTCGTCTACGGCGTCAACGACAAGACCTACGCCGGCCAGGCCATCATCTCCAACGCCAGCTGCACCACCAACTGCCTGGCACCGCTGGCCAAGGTGCTGAACGACAAGTGGGGCATCAAGCGCGGCCTGATGACCACCGTGCACGCCACCACCGCCACGCAGAAGACCGTCGACGGCCCGTCCAACAAGGACTGGCGCGGCGGCCGCGGCATCCTCGAGAACATCATCCCGTCCTCGACCGGCGCCGCCAAGGCCGTGGGCGTCGTGATCCCCGAGCTGAACAAGAAGCTGACCGGCATGTCCTTCCGCGTGCCGACCTCCGACGTCTCCGTCGTCGACCTGACCGTCGAGCTCAACAACAACGCCACCTACGCCGAGATCTGCGCCGAAATGAAGGCCCAGAGCGAAGGCGCCCTGAAGGGCGTGCTGGGCTACACCGAGGACAAGGTCGTCGCCACCGACTTCCGCGGCGACCCGCGTACCTCCATCTTCGACGCCGACGCCGGCATCGCCCTGGACGGCACCTTCGTCAAGCTCGTGTCCTGGTACGACAACGAGTGGGGCTACTCGAACAAGGTGCTCGAAATGGTCAAGGTCGTCGCCAAGTAA
- the tkt gene encoding transketolase translates to MPGLPQLPETTTMAETSAAAVTPNTTQMANAIRALAMDAVQQANSGHPGAPMGMAEIGVALWKRHLRHNPANPQWADRDRFVLSNGHGSMLIYALLHLTGYDLPVSELKAFRQMHSKTPGHPEVGITPGVETTTGPLGQGISNAVGFALAEKQLAKEFNRDGHAIVDHHTYVFLGDGCLMEGISHEACSLAGSWKLNKLIAIYDDNGISIDGQVGPWFGDDTAKRFTAYGWNVVGPVDGHDVDAVDAAIALAKTSKDKPSLIIAKTHIGKGSPNRANTSKAHGEPLGAEEIKLTREALGWSHEPFVLPAEVYADWDAKGTGNGFEKAWDDKFDAYATQFPELAAEFSRRIAGVLPPNFADVAAQAVIGAHEKAETVASRKASQIALEAFTAAMPELLGGSADLTGSNLTNTKSTPAFRLEEDGSSNGGRHINYGVREFGMAAIMNGVALHGGFIPYGGTFLTFSDYSRNAIRMAALMKQRVIHVFTHDSIGLGEDGPTHQSVEHVSSLRLIPGLDVWRPADTAETAVAWTLALANSQRPSVLALSRQNLPYLKKSGEAVDAITTGGYVLSEPSDVGLKKKAQAVLIATGSEVQLAIAAQQQLAVAGIPVRVVSMPCTSLFDRQDAKYKKSVLPEGLPRVAIEAGVTDLWWKYGVSAVVGLDTYGESAPANVLFKHFGFTPENVADTVKVVLGKARLK, encoded by the coding sequence ATGCCGGGTTTGCCCCAACTGCCCGAGACCACCACCATGGCCGAGACCAGCGCTGCCGCCGTCACCCCGAACACCACCCAGATGGCCAACGCCATCCGTGCCCTGGCGATGGACGCCGTCCAGCAAGCCAACTCCGGGCACCCGGGCGCCCCCATGGGCATGGCCGAAATCGGCGTCGCGCTGTGGAAGCGCCACCTGCGCCACAACCCGGCCAACCCGCAGTGGGCCGACCGCGACCGCTTCGTGCTGTCCAACGGCCACGGCTCGATGCTGATCTACGCCCTGCTGCACCTGACCGGCTACGACCTGCCGGTCTCGGAACTCAAGGCCTTCCGCCAGATGCACTCCAAGACCCCGGGCCACCCGGAAGTCGGCATCACCCCCGGCGTCGAGACCACCACCGGCCCGCTCGGCCAGGGCATCTCCAACGCCGTCGGCTTCGCGCTGGCCGAGAAGCAGCTCGCCAAGGAATTCAACCGCGACGGCCACGCCATCGTCGACCACCACACCTACGTCTTCCTCGGCGACGGCTGCCTGATGGAAGGCATCAGCCATGAAGCCTGCTCGCTGGCAGGCTCGTGGAAGCTGAACAAGCTGATCGCGATCTACGACGACAACGGCATCTCCATCGACGGCCAGGTCGGTCCCTGGTTCGGCGACGACACCGCCAAGCGCTTCACCGCCTACGGCTGGAACGTCGTCGGCCCGGTCGACGGCCATGACGTCGACGCCGTCGACGCCGCCATCGCGCTGGCCAAGACCAGCAAGGACAAGCCCTCGCTGATCATCGCGAAGACCCACATCGGCAAGGGCAGCCCGAACCGCGCCAACACGTCCAAGGCCCACGGCGAACCGCTCGGCGCCGAGGAAATCAAGCTGACCCGCGAAGCGCTGGGCTGGTCGCACGAGCCCTTCGTGCTGCCCGCCGAGGTCTACGCCGACTGGGACGCCAAGGGCACCGGCAACGGCTTCGAAAAGGCCTGGGACGACAAGTTCGACGCCTACGCGACGCAATTCCCGGAACTGGCCGCCGAGTTCTCGCGCCGCATCGCCGGCGTGCTGCCGCCCAACTTCGCCGACGTCGCCGCGCAGGCCGTCATCGGCGCGCATGAGAAGGCCGAGACCGTCGCCTCCCGCAAGGCCAGCCAGATCGCGCTGGAAGCCTTCACCGCCGCGATGCCCGAGCTGCTGGGCGGCTCGGCCGACCTGACCGGCTCCAACCTGACCAACACCAAGAGCACGCCCGCCTTCCGCCTGGAAGAGGACGGCAGCTCCAACGGCGGCCGCCACATCAACTACGGCGTGCGCGAGTTCGGCATGGCCGCGATCATGAACGGCGTCGCGCTGCATGGCGGCTTCATCCCCTACGGCGGCACCTTCCTGACCTTCAGCGACTACAGCCGCAACGCCATCCGCATGGCCGCGCTGATGAAGCAGCGCGTGATCCACGTGTTCACGCACGACTCCATCGGCCTGGGCGAAGACGGCCCGACCCACCAGTCCGTCGAGCACGTCTCCAGCCTGAGACTGATCCCCGGCCTGGACGTCTGGCGTCCCGCCGACACCGCCGAGACCGCGGTGGCCTGGACGCTGGCCCTGGCCAACAGCCAGCGCCCCAGCGTGCTCGCACTGAGCCGCCAGAACCTGCCCTACCTGAAGAAGTCGGGCGAGGCCGTCGACGCCATCACCACCGGCGGCTACGTGCTGAGCGAGCCGTCCGACGTCGGCCTGAAGAAGAAGGCGCAAGCCGTGCTGATCGCCACCGGCTCGGAAGTGCAGCTGGCCATCGCGGCCCAGCAGCAGCTGGCCGTGGCCGGCATCCCGGTGCGCGTCGTCTCGATGCCCTGCACAAGCCTGTTCGACCGCCAGGACGCCAAGTACAAGAAGAGCGTCCTGCCGGAAGGCCTGCCGCGCGTCGCCATCGAGGCCGGCGTGACCGACCTGTGGTGGAAGTACGGCGTGTCCGCCGTCGTCGGCCTGGACACCTACGGCGAATCGGCCCCGGCCAACGTGCTGTTCAAGCACTTCGGCTTCACGCCGGAGAACGTCGCCGACACCGTCAAGGTGGTGCTGGGCAAGGCACGTCTGAAGTAA
- the murU gene encoding N-acetylmuramate alpha-1-phosphate uridylyltransferase MurU yields the protein MRAMILAAGRGERMRPLTDQTPKPLLKVRGKPLIEWHIEAFARAGIRDIVINTAWLHEQFEATLGDGARFGVTLHYSHEGERYGRALETGGGIATALDLLCADGEDAFWAVSADIFIPDFEFDAAQAAAFAASPLLAHLWFVPKQPRHPTGDFGIDAAGFATIDGDLEVYSNIGLYKRAFFDGVQPGEHQRIRASLDRAIHARAVTAELYTGPWANVGSPEQLEELNARG from the coding sequence ATGCGAGCCATGATCCTCGCGGCCGGGCGCGGCGAGCGCATGCGGCCGCTGACCGACCAAACGCCCAAGCCCTTGCTGAAGGTGCGAGGCAAGCCGCTGATCGAGTGGCACATCGAGGCCTTCGCGCGTGCCGGCATCCGGGACATCGTGATCAACACGGCGTGGCTGCACGAGCAGTTCGAGGCGACGCTGGGCGACGGCGCGCGATTCGGCGTGACGCTGCATTACAGCCACGAAGGCGAGCGCTACGGCCGCGCGCTGGAGACGGGTGGTGGCATCGCGACGGCGCTGGATCTGCTGTGCGCGGACGGCGAGGACGCGTTCTGGGCGGTGTCGGCGGACATCTTCATTCCTGACTTCGAGTTCGATGCGGCGCAGGCCGCGGCCTTCGCGGCGAGCCCGCTGCTGGCGCACCTGTGGTTCGTGCCGAAGCAGCCGCGCCATCCGACGGGCGACTTCGGTATCGACGCTGCAGGCTTCGCCACGATCGATGGCGACCTTGAGGTTTACAGCAACATCGGCCTCTACAAGCGCGCGTTTTTCGACGGCGTGCAACCGGGAGAGCACCAGCGCATCCGCGCGAGCCTCGACCGCGCGATCCACGCGCGAGCCGTGACGGCCGAGCTCTACACCGGGCCGTGGGCGAATGTGGGATCGCCGGAGCAGTTGGAAGAGCTCAACGCGCGGGGATGA
- a CDS encoding YbdK family carboxylate-amine ligase has protein sequence MSLEPFAISKPLTMGVELELQIVNRHDYDLMPGSKDLLRVMKGETVPGDVTPEITDSMIELCTNVCTNYEQVLEQLTTTRDALVRSADRLNLGLSGGGTHPYQHWSKQRIFDKPRFQEISSLYGYLSKQFTVFGQHVHIGCEGPDHALRLLHGLSRFIPHLIALSASSPYVQGNDTGFHSARLNSVFAFPLSGRAPFVLTWDDFLVFFEKMTHTGVVKSMKDFYWDIRPKPEYGTIEVRVLDTPLTIEKASALAALIQCLARWISHDKPFELHEDDYLPYTFNRFQACRFGLDGTFVDPKSGEHRSLREDLNVTLHALEPHAVALKAEPALRYVREEMRWQGNDATWARGVVEKEQLLNELVRQQCERWAGRPVGSAR, from the coding sequence ATGAGCCTCGAACCATTTGCCATTTCCAAGCCCCTGACGATGGGGGTGGAGCTCGAACTCCAGATCGTCAACCGTCACGACTACGACCTGATGCCGGGTTCGAAAGATCTGCTGCGGGTAATGAAGGGCGAGACCGTGCCGGGCGACGTCACGCCCGAGATCACGGACAGCATGATCGAGCTCTGCACCAACGTCTGCACGAACTACGAGCAGGTGCTGGAGCAGCTGACCACCACGCGCGATGCGCTGGTGCGCAGCGCCGATCGGCTCAACCTCGGGCTGTCGGGCGGCGGCACGCACCCGTACCAGCACTGGAGCAAGCAGCGCATCTTCGACAAGCCGCGCTTCCAGGAGATCTCGTCGCTGTACGGCTACCTGAGCAAGCAGTTCACGGTGTTCGGGCAGCACGTGCACATCGGCTGCGAAGGCCCGGACCATGCGCTGCGACTGCTGCACGGGCTGTCGCGTTTCATCCCGCATCTGATCGCGCTGTCGGCGTCCTCGCCGTATGTGCAGGGGAATGACACCGGCTTCCATTCGGCGCGTCTGAACTCGGTGTTCGCGTTCCCGCTGTCGGGGCGCGCGCCCTTCGTGCTGACCTGGGACGACTTCCTGGTGTTCTTCGAGAAGATGACCCACACGGGCGTCGTGAAGAGCATGAAGGACTTCTACTGGGACATCCGGCCCAAGCCCGAGTACGGGACGATCGAGGTGCGGGTGCTCGACACGCCGCTGACGATCGAGAAGGCCTCGGCGCTGGCGGCGCTGATCCAGTGCCTGGCAAGGTGGATCTCGCACGACAAGCCTTTCGAACTGCATGAGGACGACTACCTGCCCTACACGTTCAACCGGTTCCAGGCCTGCCGGTTCGGGCTGGACGGTACCTTCGTCGATCCGAAGAGCGGTGAGCACCGCAGCTTGCGTGAGGACCTGAACGTCACGCTGCATGCGCTGGAGCCGCATGCGGTCGCGCTGAAGGCGGAGCCGGCGCTGCGGTATGTGCGCGAGGAGATGCGCTGGCAGGGCAACGACGCGACGTGGGCGCGCGGGGTCGTGGAGAAGGAACAGCTGCTGAATGAGCTGGTGCGGCAGCAGTGTGAGCGCTGGGCCGGGAGGCCGGTGGGCTCGGCGCGGTGA